The genomic stretch CAGGGTGGTGCAGACACTCTGAACTAATGCTGGAACAACAGAGCTGTGCCCAAACCCTTTAGGAACGTGATGCCTGTGGAAAGCAGTGTTTCCTCTGCTAGAGAACCTCACAGCCTTAAGGTGAGTTCCATCACAGCTGAGTCATCAAGGAGATCACTGAAATGtgaatgtgaattttttttgctaaaGTGGGTATTCATAAATTGCTAAAGTTAGAGAATACTTTACAAGGGACCTTATGTACAAGTGTTAGAACGAGGGGTTTTGaaactcagaagaaaaaatagaaggGGCTTTAGCAGTAGAagtaattaattatatttaatttgatCAAGAGGAAGCATGGTGAGTTTTTGGACTAAAGTGTTCTAAGTACTGTGTTTAAACAGCTCAATATTAACTGATTAATTAGGGTGCCACTTTATCATGGATGAAGAAGAAGTTTGGCTACCTTTTTATGGCCACATTGGAAAgtggtttttaaaatgttttagttTAAAAAGAGTTGTGTTCAGTATTATCCCTTTAGGCTTCTCTGCACTCTGttacaaaagaaaatgttttcaaatacagaaattGTGTTTCTGCGAACAGAAACGACCACATCTGCTCGAGTGTGCCCTATTGCTAGTGCAGAAATATGGGGGAAAATATTGCTGAAATTTAAATGCAAACTTAATTTTCTACTGAAAGAGAAATCTGAGTAAGTAGCTAGAATAAAATTGATTCTGAATTCAGAGTGAGTTGTTTTGGTAACGGAGATTCTAAAAGGTCTGTTGTGAGGAGCAGTGATGATGGTaagagagaaaacaatgaaTCTTTACTGGTGCTTTGGAGAATGCAATGCTTTTAGGAGAAATGCTAAATATATATTTCGTCTTGAACAACATCATTCTGAGTGAAACTTGCAGTACATCAAATGGGTTCTGGTTTagtgttcattaaaaaaaaatccagctcttAGCTTTTCCCTTgttaaaatacaatttctggACTGAACTGGTACTGAGCCAAAGCAAACTGCATGAGGGGGCTGAAAGGAAGGTGGTGGAGTCTTAGGATAACTTCCAGGGCCTTCCTTACAGTGTGAACTGCCTCTAACTGCAGATTGGTGTAgggctggaaaataaaaatgcctgAAAACAGTGTGTGAAAGGATGCTGAAATTAGGAATAGCAGAGTGTTCAGGGTTTACCTGGGGGAAGCCAGATGTTTAGGAAGGACAACCCCACCAGTGGctgaaatggaaacatttttattgGAGTTAAGGTAGCATGCCAGTGACTTCAAAACTGGATTAAAAAAAGTAAGATGTTAATACTGTTTGTAATTTATTATGATTGATCTTTAGGGCTGTTGGAAGTGGTTTTACCAGCATTAATACTATCATAAAGTACCTGCTAAGACTGTGCCTATGGGAGCATAATCCTGGTTTTGCTGAACTAAATGGCAAAGACCTCCTCTAAACTTGGTGGCAACACGACCAAGACCTGCAGGAAAAGGCCATCTGcagcaaaatacagaattttggAAGCTGCAATTAGATTATTTTATATATCCACATGGGGATTATTTAACTTCAGAGATCCCTTAGATGCATCTGTTTGCAGGTTTGAAAGGGCAATATTTTCATATTCCTCTTGTGATGCTGAACACCTGCAGCGGTGAGCTAGCACTACCAAATCCTTCTGAAAGTTCCTGTTCAGAAATCCATAAAAGATGGGATTGATACATGTCGAGATCATGGCCACAAGGTGGCAGATTGTAAATGCCAGGTTGTGATTACAGCTCATTAGTGCCTCGTAGTTCCAGTCAAAAACCACATTGAATATATTGAGAGGCAGCCAGCAAGCTGCAAAGGTCACCACGATTGACACCAGCATCATATTGatccttttgttttcactcAGCCTGTTCTCATTCTCTCTCATCCTGTCTATTTTACCCCTCCTCCTTCGAAGACACACGAATATCCTGAGATAGCAGATAAAAATAAAGCCCAGTGGGAAGCAGTACTGGAAAACCAGCAGGCTGGTGGTGAAAATCAGCCTCTCTGTAAGAGATGGCCATGCCTCGATGCAAGCCACCTTGTTCTTGTAGAAATCACTGAGGAAGGACAAATGTTTGAAGGGCTCATCTGTTATTTGGTGGAATACTAAAAAAGGAGTGGATATGATGAGGGAAAGCCCCCAGATGAAAAGAATTCCCCAATAAGCATGTGAAATATTGGGCTTCCAGCCACGGGGGTTCACAATTAACTGATATCTCTCAATAGCAATGAGTACAAGTGAGAAAATGGAGACTGAGACAGACAGGCTTTGTATGAAAGAGCCAATTTTACACATTGCCTCCCCAAATATCCAGTGGTCCATTAAGGTGTATGCCACTGTGACAGGAATGCACATGATACAGATCAGGACATCTGATAAAGAGAGGTTGGCAATCAAAATGTTGGTGACATTTTGAGCTTCTTTCCGTCTCTTTATTATAACAATTAAGCAAAGATTTCCAACAAGCCCCACCAGTGTAACCAGTGTGTAAGCTGTAATTAGCAAGAATTCTGCAAGGGAGGAAAGGTGGCATGTATCAAAGTTCAAAAACTGGGAGAGGCTAATGTTAGAGATAGTTTGGTTCAGGATCTCGCTGGGGTGCTGAACAGCTTTATCCATCCTGAAGCATCTTCCAACCTATGGACAAAACCTTGCATTATTTAGAATGTaatgcatttaaattttaaatgtatttaaaatcaCCTTTGCGTGGAGATTTTCACAGCAGTGAGTACTGTGGGTCTATCATAGTCAGCGTCCTTAAAGTTTGGAGCGAATCTAACATGATTAATTAGAGAACTGGAAAAGCAGATGGTTATCAGTGGGTTTATGCATCCCTGCGGAAGGAGGTTGGTGTCACCTCTCTGAGGTTCTGCACTCTCAGTGCTACAGACCTATAACTGATGCACAAGAAACAGCTGTGATAGCAGCTCTGACTGAACTTGAACAGACACTCTCCCACAAATCCTCTTTTACCAGCTGAGGATGAAGTTTGCTTTTCAGAATAAAGTATTCTAAGATCTGTCCCTGCTGAAGATTTAAGAAGGTTTAATGGATTCCAGTGAGGATAATCTGTTGCTTTTGTATTACCAGAAAAGAAGAATTGGGTCCTGCCATCACTCTGCTAGCTTAGACATCACACTTAGATTTTCTTTAGAAC from Melospiza georgiana isolate bMelGeo1 chromosome 15, bMelGeo1.pri, whole genome shotgun sequence encodes the following:
- the LOC131089953 gene encoding neuropeptide Y receptor type 6-like, producing MDKAVQHPSEILNQTISNISLSQFLNFDTCHLSSLAEFLLITAYTLVTLVGLVGNLCLIVIIKRRKEAQNVTNILIANLSLSDVLICIMCIPVTVAYTLMDHWIFGEAMCKIGSFIQSLSVSVSIFSLVLIAIERYQLIVNPRGWKPNISHAYWGILFIWGLSLIISTPFLVFHQITDEPFKHLSFLSDFYKNKVACIEAWPSLTERLIFTTSLLVFQYCFPLGFIFICYLRIFVCLRRRRGKIDRMRENENRLSENKRINMMLVSIVVTFAACWLPLNIFNVVFDWNYEALMSCNHNLAFTICHLVAMISTCINPIFYGFLNRNFQKDLVVLAHRCRCSASQEEYENIALSNLQTDASKGSLKLNNPHVDI